The genomic stretch AGCGAGTGCCTTCTTTGATTTTCCCATTACCATCTTCATCGCGACGTTTATCTTTAATCCATGCCCCAGATTTGAAGTCTAGTTTTTCTATGCCAGCATTTAAGGCTGAAACTCGGATATTTTTTGAAATAGTTTCTGCAATGGGACCTACAAATTCACTCATGACCAGGGTGGCAATTGCAATGGGTATGGCAACCTTGATGAGTGTTTGTAGGGCTTTTATAGGTTGTAAGCCTGCGACACGCAGAATGGTGTATTCAGATTGGGCTGCCAAATTAGCGCACACATAAATAGCACCAATGAGTGCAGCAATTGGCATAATTTCCACAATCCGGCTTGGAATCTTGAAAATAACAGTCGCAAATGCTAATAAAAAAGTATAGGTGTTGTTGGTGTCATTCACTTCTGCAATGAAATCAAAAAATACAAATAGAGACACCAGGGCAATCAATATGAATATAAATGACAGATAAATTTGTTTTGCCAAATAGCGTTCATAAATAAGAGGGAAAATTCTATTCCACATGAGTATTCCCTTGTTGCATTTGTTTTCTTGATCGGTATTTTTTAAATCTACCTCTTAAAGTGATGGATCTATTTTGACCAAGATAAATCATCAATAGGCCTAGAAAAAACGTAAATACATGAAGGGGCCACCAGCTTGCTGCAAAACTGAAGCGCTCGTTTTTAACCCAGTTTTGTAATAAAGTTAACAAGTTCGAATAAGTGAAGTAGATTAAAACTGCCATGATCATGGAGGTGTAGCGGCCACTTCTTGGGTTGACATATGAAAGTGGAATGGCAATAGTGACAAAACATAAGGCCATTAAAGGTAAACCAATTCTCCATAGGAGCTCACTTTTATTAGTGGGGTTCCAGTCTTTAATTAAATCCCAAACTTGGATCGTTCTATTGGTCGGGGCAATTTGATCAATTTCTTTATTGTCTAATTTAACGGTGTATCGATCAAATTCTGTCACCCTGAATTCTTGTGATCCTGCAATACCTTCATAGCGACGTCCATGAGTTAGGCTTAGTTGGCGATCGCCACCTTGTAGGGTTTCTATAAAGCCTTCATTAGCAACAGAAACTGTTTGTTTTTCTTTACCAAAAGTACTGATGAAAACATTTTTCATCGTATTTGTTTCGGTATCAATTTCCTCAATAAAAAATACGCGGTTGTTATTAGAAGACTCTCTAAATTGACCTGAAGCAATCATGGATACATCATCGCGTTGTTGGAAGCGTTGCTTAATGATGTTTGATTGTTCATTGGCCCATGGAGATACAGCAGCCGATAAAACGGCAATCACAACAGCAAGTGGGGCTGTAAACCAAAGGATTGTTTTCAAAATAGTGAAAAGGCTTAGTCCAGCACTTTGCCAAATGACCATTTCTGAATCTTTGTACCATCTTGTTAAAACGAGTAAAACAGTAATAAATAGTGAAACAGCTAATAAAACCGCTAGGTAATTGATCATGCCCAAGCCCATTAGAACTAAGACATCTTTGGGGTTGACAATGCCGCTAGCGGCATTAGCTAGGGTGCGAATCATTAAATTCGTTAAAACAAGGGTGACCAACACCATAAACACCACGCCGGTGGTGAAGGTGAGTTCTTGTCGAAGGGCTCTCTTAAAAATCATAAAAAGCTAAGCTGGGCGATAATGAAGGGTATCAGAAACTTCCCTTGCATTAAGGAAAAGCACATGGAATGTAGCACGAAAATATTTGGAGAGGGTACTTTAGGTCTAAAGGCCCAAATGGCAACGGCAACCGGTTGCTTGGTTGTGGCGTTTAAGGGGGAGAATATCCAAAATCCCAAGAAGCTAGGGGGCGTCTTAAATGCCTTGAACTTAGCTACACATGGCGCCGTCGCTAAAGCTGTTGCTATGGGTGATTTGGAGGCCAAATCTGGTAGCTCTTTATTGCTAAGTGCCACGGATGCATGGGCTGCTGCAGGCTTAAAAGCTGAACGTTTATTGTTAATTAGTATGGGTGAGGAGTCTAAAGTTAGTAAAAAGACTGAAAAATCTCATATTGCTGATGTGGCGAAGTGGTTGCAAGTGGGTGTTAAGGCCTTGGTGGCAACCCAAGCTAAGGATGCTTTATGGGTTTTTGAGGAGTTTTCTGCGAAAGATGCTCTATCTCAGGTGCGTTTATTAACGCAATTTGCAAAAGAGCAGTTATATAAATTTGGAGCCCGTCATCCTCAATTTAAGACAAAGCCAGCTGAAAAGGGTTCCAAGTTGGTTAAGCTCACGATTGCTAGTGATGCGAAAAATAATAAAGCTTTGCAAAAAGCCGTTGCTGAAGGAATCGCGATTTCTAATGGCATGGATCTCACCAAAGATTTAGGAAACCTACCACCTAATATTTGTACGCCGAGTTATTTGGCCCAAACCGCTAAAAAGTTGGCGAAAGATTTTGGGTTCAAGGCTGAAATATTGGGCCACAAAGAAATTGAAACTCTCAAAATGGGAGCATTTTTAGCGGTAACCCAGGGTTCTGTAGCGCCACCTCAATTTATTGTGTTGCGCCACAATGGGGGCTCCGCAAAAGAGGCGCCTATTGTATTGGTTGGTAAAGGAATTACATTTGATACAGGGGGTATTTCATTAAAGCCGGGCGAAGGCATGGATGAAATGAAATATGACATGTGTGGTGCAGCTTCTGTTCTAGGAACTATGCGCGCTATTGGGGAATTAAAACTAAAGCGCAATGTGATTGCAGTTATTCCAACCTGTGAAAATATGCCTTCGGGTCATGCTACTAGACCTGGAGATATCGTAACGAGTATGTCTGGTCAAACTATCGAGATCTTAAACACCGATGCTGAAGGCCGCCTGATACTTTGTGATGCATTAACTTATGTGGAGCGCTTTAAGCCAGCAGCTGTTATTGATATCGCTACCTTAACAGGTGCTTGTGTGATCGCATTGGGCGCTGTGCACTCAGGGTTATTTTCTGGTGATGATGCATTGGCCGAAGATTTATTGAGTGCAGGTCGTCAATCTCAAGATACTGTATGGCGTATGCCTTTGGATCAAGCCTACCATGATCAGTTGAAGTCTAATTTTGCGGATATGGCTAATATTGGCGGCCGCCCTGCAGGCAGCGTTACGGCAGCATGCTTCTTGTCTAAATATACCGAGAAATATACCTGGGCACATTTGGATATCGCGGGTACGGCTTGGAAGAGTGGTGCTGCTAAAGGTGCGACAGGACGACCTGTGCCTTTACTCGTTAACTATCTACTAGCTTAAATTGCGATAGTTAAGGAATTTTATGGCCAGAATCGATTTTCATAGTCAGGTAAATAACAAGTCTTTATATAGTTGTCGTTTGATTCGCAAGATCATGGCAAGTCCTAGTGAAGATTTGCCGATGCGTAATATTGTGGTGGTCGGATCAAAAGAGTTTTTGCGTCAATTGGATGAGCAGTTATGGAGTTTTAGCGCGTCAGATTTTTTACCGCATGCTTGGGGATTTGACGATTTTGCTGCAGAAACACCTGTTGTATTGGTGGAAAGTTTTGAGGCAGATGAATTAGATTATTTGCCTCATGGTGATGTGTTAATTCACGTAGGGCGTTCATTGCCTAAGTCTGTTGAGAATTTAGCTGCAAGGTTTCCTCGTATTGTGGAAATTGTTTCGACGGATGAAGAAGATCGATTGGCAGGGCGTGAGCGTTATAAGGCTTATCGCGAGCAGGGGCACGAGCTACATAATTTCGATCAAACCGGTCAATAATTCTCCAACATTCTTTAAAACCTAAGATATGGCATTCATACATCCACAATTTGACCCGGTTGCAATCGCCTGGGGTCCAGTAGCCATTCATTGGTATGGATTGATGTATTTGATGGCTTTTGCACAATTTTTAATTCTTGGAAAAATGCGTTTAAAACAGGCTCATATTCAAAGCACTGGCTTAAGTTACAAAGATCTTGAAGATATTTTATTTGCTGGTGTTGCCGGTGTGATTTTGGGAGGCCGTCTTGGTTATATCCTTTTCTATATGCCGGGACATTACTTAGCTCATCCTTTGGATATATTGAAGGTCTGGGAAGGCGGCATGTCTTTCCATGGTGGGTTTTTAGGTGTTTTAGCAGCTATGTGGTGGTCTGCTAAAAAATATAAGAAATCATTTTTCGAAATCACGGATTTGATTGCCCCATTGATTCCTTTTGGATTGGCATTTGGGCGTCTGGGTAACTTCATTAATGGTGAGTTATGGGGGCGTCCTACAGATGTACCTTGGGCAATGATTTTTCCGCAATCGGGCGACTTAATAGCTAGACATCCTTCTCAGTTGTATCAATTGGCAGGTGAGGGACTTTGTTTAGGATTTATTTTGTGGTGGTATGCCGCAAGCCCTAGAAAGCTTGCTCAGGTATCAGGAGTTTTTCTATTAGGTTATGGCCTATTCC from Polynucleobacter sp. MWH-Spelu-300-X4 encodes the following:
- the lgt gene encoding prolipoprotein diacylglyceryl transferase encodes the protein MAFIHPQFDPVAIAWGPVAIHWYGLMYLMAFAQFLILGKMRLKQAHIQSTGLSYKDLEDILFAGVAGVILGGRLGYILFYMPGHYLAHPLDILKVWEGGMSFHGGFLGVLAAMWWSAKKYKKSFFEITDLIAPLIPFGLAFGRLGNFINGELWGRPTDVPWAMIFPQSGDLIARHPSQLYQLAGEGLCLGFILWWYAASPRKLAQVSGVFLLGYGLFRFLAEFAREPDNFLGLLSLGLSMGQWLSIPMVLLGFILVFKKSQ
- a CDS encoding leucyl aminopeptidase, translating into MECSTKIFGEGTLGLKAQMATATGCLVVAFKGENIQNPKKLGGVLNALNLATHGAVAKAVAMGDLEAKSGSSLLLSATDAWAAAGLKAERLLLISMGEESKVSKKTEKSHIADVAKWLQVGVKALVATQAKDALWVFEEFSAKDALSQVRLLTQFAKEQLYKFGARHPQFKTKPAEKGSKLVKLTIASDAKNNKALQKAVAEGIAISNGMDLTKDLGNLPPNICTPSYLAQTAKKLAKDFGFKAEILGHKEIETLKMGAFLAVTQGSVAPPQFIVLRHNGGSAKEAPIVLVGKGITFDTGGISLKPGEGMDEMKYDMCGAASVLGTMRAIGELKLKRNVIAVIPTCENMPSGHATRPGDIVTSMSGQTIEILNTDAEGRLILCDALTYVERFKPAAVIDIATLTGACVIALGAVHSGLFSGDDALAEDLLSAGRQSQDTVWRMPLDQAYHDQLKSNFADMANIGGRPAGSVTAACFLSKYTEKYTWAHLDIAGTAWKSGAAKGATGRPVPLLVNYLLA
- a CDS encoding DNA polymerase III subunit chi, encoding MARIDFHSQVNNKSLYSCRLIRKIMASPSEDLPMRNIVVVGSKEFLRQLDEQLWSFSASDFLPHAWGFDDFAAETPVVLVESFEADELDYLPHGDVLIHVGRSLPKSVENLAARFPRIVEIVSTDEEDRLAGRERYKAYREQGHELHNFDQTGQ
- the lptF gene encoding LPS export ABC transporter permease LptF gives rise to the protein MIFKRALRQELTFTTGVVFMVLVTLVLTNLMIRTLANAASGIVNPKDVLVLMGLGMINYLAVLLAVSLFITVLLVLTRWYKDSEMVIWQSAGLSLFTILKTILWFTAPLAVVIAVLSAAVSPWANEQSNIIKQRFQQRDDVSMIASGQFRESSNNNRVFFIEEIDTETNTMKNVFISTFGKEKQTVSVANEGFIETLQGGDRQLSLTHGRRYEGIAGSQEFRVTEFDRYTVKLDNKEIDQIAPTNRTIQVWDLIKDWNPTNKSELLWRIGLPLMALCFVTIAIPLSYVNPRSGRYTSMIMAVLIYFTYSNLLTLLQNWVKNERFSFAASWWPLHVFTFFLGLLMIYLGQNRSITLRGRFKKYRSRKQMQQGNTHVE